The proteins below come from a single Podarcis muralis chromosome 8, rPodMur119.hap1.1, whole genome shotgun sequence genomic window:
- the FOXQ1 gene encoding forkhead box protein Q1 — MKLEIFAPRYEDKLSSDQESSSAASPLPGDSELGSDGDCAALSPASGVGASPRQGSEPSPGNVKAAPGKPYTRRPKPPYSYIALIAMAIRDSAGGRLTLAEINEYLMGRFPFFRGAYTGWRNSVRHNLSLNDCFVKVLRDPARPWGKDNYWMLNPSSEYTFADGVFRRRRKRLSRPGAAEPAQAHQPSASPSPSADHEPQPAASGTATTTAAASVSPSCASSRPKFSSSFAIESILSRPFQPSEKQQQQQQRPPTSAGDRAMLWPVPSGYSRLLPQSAVSFGLLPPPPQFPPAAASSLYSYRLPDPLLPEVSAGEASTSGDAHQLFPQRTSLLAASTAASESLQGVPLGVAQLYCPLRLPGSLQQVYRPYPTETLPV, encoded by the coding sequence ATGAAGCTGGAGATCTTCGCCCCGCGTTACGAGGACAAGCTCAGCAGCGACCAGGAAAGCAGCAGCGCGGCGTCGCCGCTGCCCGGCGACAGCGAGCTGGGCTCCGACGGTGACTGCGCCGCCCTCAGCCCGGCCAGTGGTGTCGGGGCCTCTCCGCGCCAGGGCTCGGAGCCTTCGCCCGGCAACGTGAAAGCAGCGCCGGGGAAGCCTTACACGCGTCGCCCGAAGCCTCCCTACTCGTACATCGCGCTGATCGCCATGGCTATCCGGGACTCCGCCGGGGGGCGCCTGACTCTGGCCGAGATCAACGAGTACCTGATGGGCCGTTTCCCCTTCTTCCGCGGCGCCTACACGGGCTGGCGCAACTCCGTGCGCCACAACCTGTCGCTCAACGACTGCTTCGTCAAGGTGCTCCGCGACCCGGCCCGGCCGTGGGGCAAGGACAACTACTGGATGCTCAACCCCAGCTCCGAGTACACGTTCGCCGACGGCGTCTTCCGCAGGCGGAGGAAGCGCCTCAGCAGGCCCGGCGCCGCGGAGCCTGCCCAGGCGCACCAGCCCTCGGCCTCGCCCTCTCCAAGCGCCGACCACGAGCCCCAGCCAGCGGCGTCCGGGACAGCCACGACGACGGCCGCCGCCTCGGTCTCGCCGTCGTGCGCCTCGTCGCGCCCGAAATTCTCCAGCTCCTTCGCCATCGAGAGCATCTTGAGCCGCCCTTTCCAGCCGtccgagaagcagcagcagcagcagcagcgccccccaACCTCAGCGGGAGACAGGGCGATGCTGTGGCCCGTCCCGTCGGGCTATTCTCGCCTTCTGCCCCAGTCCGCCGTCTCCTTtgggctccttcctcctcctcctcagttccCACCCGCGGCGGCCTCTTCTCTGTACTCCTACAGGCTGCCCGACCCGCTCCTCCCGGAGGTCTCCGCGGGGGAGGCCTCGACGTCCGGGGATGCCCACCAACTCTTCCCCCAGCGGACCTCCCTCCTCGCCGCTTCCACCGCGGCCTCGGAATCGCTGCAAGGGGTCCCGCTCGGCGTCGCTCAGCTCTACTGCCCCCTCCGGCTGCCCGGGTCGTTGCAGCAGGTCTATCGGCCTTATCCCACGGAGACCCTACCGGTGTAA